The following coding sequences are from one Paenibacillus sp. JDR-2 window:
- the tatC gene encoding twin-arginine translocase subunit TatC, which produces MSKQTDTIESDLISHLSELRKRLIYVAGWFLASLCVGLYAAPKILTFVKGHLGAIEVEWSVFALSDGIAVYMKCALLVGIILTLPFLMYHLWAFARPGMTDAEAKSTLVYVPTSSLLFVSGVLFGYTVALPMMIRFMIKLNQSMGAQEVYGIQHYMSFLISFLLPMGVAFEMPLAMTFLTRIGMLTPDKMKQVRKFAYVGLAVVGTLISPPDFVSHLSVTVPLILLFEISAFISARYYRRKFAVQTT; this is translated from the coding sequence GTGAGCAAACAGACCGATACGATCGAAAGCGATCTGATCAGTCATTTGTCCGAGCTCCGCAAACGCCTTATTTATGTGGCAGGCTGGTTTTTGGCATCCTTGTGCGTAGGCCTGTATGCAGCGCCTAAAATTTTGACTTTCGTCAAAGGACATCTGGGTGCCATTGAAGTGGAGTGGAGCGTATTTGCGCTCTCGGACGGCATTGCGGTGTATATGAAATGCGCGCTGCTCGTCGGTATTATTCTGACGCTGCCGTTTCTCATGTACCATCTATGGGCATTTGCAAGACCGGGCATGACGGATGCCGAAGCAAAGAGCACCTTGGTCTATGTGCCAACTTCGTCCTTGCTGTTCGTAAGCGGTGTGTTATTCGGTTATACCGTAGCCCTGCCGATGATGATCCGGTTCATGATCAAGCTGAACCAATCGATGGGAGCTCAAGAGGTATACGGGATCCAGCATTACATGTCATTTCTGATCAGTTTCCTGCTGCCCATGGGTGTTGCTTTTGAAATGCCGCTCGCAATGACATTTCTGACCCGAATCGGGATGCTGACTCCAGACAAAATGAAGCAGGTTCGAAAATTTGCGTATGTAGGTCTGGCGGTTGTGGGAACACTTATCTCACCTCCGGATTTTGTATCCCATTTGTCCGTGACCGTTCCACTCATTCTGCTCTTCGAGATCAGCGCATTTATCTCGGCGCGTTACTATAGGCGGAAGTTTGCCGTACAAACGACTTAA
- the tatA gene encoding twin-arginine translocase TatA/TatE family subunit, producing the protein MFNNVGISGLIIILAIALIVFGPAKLPQLGRAFGDTLREFRNSTKGIADDEPEVKSNIIELEQTKN; encoded by the coding sequence ATGTTTAACAACGTAGGGATTTCAGGGCTGATTATTATTCTGGCTATCGCTTTGATCGTATTTGGACCGGCGAAGCTGCCTCAGCTTGGACGGGCCTTTGGCGATACGCTGCGCGAGTTCCGGAATTCAACAAAAGGCATTGCCGATGATGAACCGGAAGTCAAATCCAACATTATTGAACTCGAACAGACGAAAAATTAA
- a CDS encoding cupredoxin domain-containing protein → MKINKLLMIAALAVTVMGTAAGCGSSSDKNNNNANTGATNNAGTNAGTNAGTNAGNNAAGGGGSKAITIKAKNFEFDQPEIRVKQGDKVKITLSNTEGFHGFAIPDFNVDIKENNGVAEFTADKTGEHEFHCSVVCGAGHSKMVGKIIVE, encoded by the coding sequence ATGAAGATCAATAAGCTGCTTATGATTGCCGCTCTTGCCGTAACCGTAATGGGAACGGCTGCAGGCTGCGGATCAAGCTCGGACAAGAATAACAATAATGCGAATACGGGCGCAACCAATAATGCCGGTACCAATGCAGGCACAAACGCAGGAACCAATGCTGGCAATAATGCCGCAGGCGGAGGCGGATCTAAGGCGATCACAATCAAAGCGAAAAACTTCGAATTCGATCAGCCGGAAATCCGTGTTAAACAAGGCGACAAAGTAAAAATCACCCTGAGTAACACGGAAGGCTTCCATGGCTTCGCGATTCCGGATTTTAACGTCGATATCAAGGAAAATAACGGGGTTGCAGAATTTACAGCCGACAAAACCGGTGAGCATGAATTCCATTGCTCGGTTGTCTGCGGTGCTGGCCACAGCAAGATGGTCGGGAAGATAATTGTAGAATAG
- a CDS encoding methylated-DNA--[protein]-cysteine S-methyltransferase — MSKNQTTNVYWDTLVHPALHNRPIYLVATDNGLVQVTLPHESTLERVEAWVMKKIPNAILMQDSTQVAPYKQQVREYLNGIRKTFTFDLDFRGTDFQNSVWQALFEIPYGEMRSYAEIAERVGNPKAVRAVGTANGMNPIPIVVPCHRVIGKNNTLTGFRGGLQMKEELLHLEGVQAFVNKGHERYRF; from the coding sequence ATGAGTAAAAATCAAACGACCAATGTCTATTGGGATACGCTGGTGCATCCCGCGTTACATAATCGGCCTATTTATCTGGTTGCAACGGACAACGGATTAGTTCAAGTTACATTGCCCCATGAATCCACCTTGGAGAGAGTTGAAGCATGGGTGATGAAAAAAATACCGAATGCGATCTTAATGCAGGATTCAACTCAAGTAGCTCCGTACAAGCAGCAGGTGCGGGAATATCTGAATGGCATCAGGAAGACATTTACGTTCGATTTGGATTTTCGAGGCACCGATTTTCAAAATTCCGTCTGGCAGGCTTTGTTTGAAATACCTTACGGAGAGATGAGAAGCTACGCGGAAATCGCGGAAAGAGTCGGGAATCCGAAGGCTGTTCGAGCGGTTGGGACGGCAAACGGCATGAACCCCATTCCGATTGTTGTCCCTTGTCATCGGGTCATTGGCAAGAATAATACGCTCACGGGCTTCAGAGGCGGGCTGCAAATGAAAGAGGAGCTGCTCCATCTGGAGGGCGTACAAGCTTTTGTGAATAAAGGACACGAGAGATACCGCTTTTAA
- a CDS encoding class I SAM-dependent methyltransferase — translation MNEKVSKAFDQLAIAYEQSVDHSSGHNAYYERPAMMKLLPDDMSGMVVLDAGCAAGWYTSQFAERGAQVTAIDLSPEMVAACRRRVGDKANVLVCELGQTLPFEEESFDLIVSSLTLHYIEDWGSVFREMRRVLKPGGMLQFSVHHPFMVFRQFERTDYFAHELLTDVWNKKETGPVEVTFYHKSMMDIVNATTEYFTLEQMVEPQPAKEYRKHSEADEWYKRWYERLMTNPWFLIIKARK, via the coding sequence ATGAATGAAAAAGTGTCGAAGGCATTTGATCAACTGGCTATTGCGTATGAACAGTCCGTTGATCATAGCAGCGGGCATAATGCCTATTATGAACGGCCGGCAATGATGAAGCTTCTGCCGGATGATATGTCCGGCATGGTTGTTCTGGATGCGGGTTGTGCCGCCGGCTGGTATACTTCGCAATTCGCTGAACGGGGAGCGCAAGTCACGGCTATCGATCTTAGCCCGGAGATGGTGGCGGCGTGCAGGAGAAGAGTAGGGGACAAAGCAAACGTGCTGGTCTGTGAGCTTGGCCAGACGCTGCCGTTTGAGGAGGAATCGTTTGACCTTATTGTTAGCTCGCTCACCCTGCATTACATTGAGGACTGGGGATCCGTATTCCGTGAAATGCGACGTGTGCTGAAGCCCGGAGGTATGCTGCAATTTTCGGTACATCATCCGTTTATGGTGTTCCGGCAATTTGAACGCACGGACTATTTCGCTCATGAATTATTGACGGATGTGTGGAATAAGAAGGAAACTGGGCCGGTGGAAGTAACCTTCTACCATAAATCCATGATGGACATTGTTAACGCGACGACGGAATATTTTACACTTGAACAGATGGTCGAACCGCAGCCGGCCAAAGAATACAGGAAGCATTCCGAAGCGGATG